From the Clostridiales bacterium FE2011 genome, one window contains:
- a CDS encoding DJ-1/PfpI family protein yields MKKIAVLLYPDFSLQEITCLTSVLTVWFGESIDFIASENKELKSEEGLRVLPTKTTSEAKASDYDCVILPGTVNPLPALFDERIINFLREGRESDALFAAISSAPILLSKAGILKGKKFTAGYFMQLAETFDFVEKENFIHKGVVEDGNVITGIGMFFREFTEAVLRKLDYDIGEEFMRDRPDEYSEEDLTFRWSDEDYREFLEELKPYTGEA; encoded by the coding sequence ATGAAAAAGATCGCTGTATTGCTTTATCCTGATTTTTCCCTGCAGGAGATTACCTGCCTGACTTCCGTGCTGACGGTGTGGTTTGGTGAAAGCATTGATTTCATCGCCAGTGAGAACAAAGAGCTGAAAAGCGAAGAGGGCCTGCGGGTTCTGCCGACAAAGACTACGTCAGAGGCGAAAGCTTCAGACTATGATTGTGTGATTTTGCCTGGGACTGTCAATCCGCTTCCGGCACTGTTTGACGAGCGGATAATCAACTTCCTCCGGGAAGGCAGGGAATCAGATGCCCTGTTTGCTGCAATCTCATCCGCCCCGATCCTGCTTTCCAAGGCAGGGATCCTGAAAGGTAAAAAGTTTACTGCGGGCTATTTTATGCAGCTGGCGGAGACCTTCGATTTTGTTGAGAAGGAAAACTTCATCCATAAAGGAGTTGTGGAGGACGGAAACGTCATTACCGGTATCGGCATGTTCTTCCGGGAGTTTACGGAAGCAGTCCTCCGGAAGCTTGACTATGATATCGGAGAGGAATTTATGCGGGACCGGCCGGATGAGTATTCAGAAGAAGACCTGACATTCCGGTGGTCTGATGAAGACTATCGTGAATTCCTGGAAGAGCTGAAACCTTATACAGGTGAAGCATAA